In Bombus affinis isolate iyBomAffi1 chromosome 8, iyBomAffi1.2, whole genome shotgun sequence, the following proteins share a genomic window:
- the LOC126919848 gene encoding tyrosine-protein kinase Abl isoform X2 yields the protein MGAQQTKERIVPVGSAARQTRKQPRNLKESRLVGSNIFTEHSEALLQSRPLPHIPALPDGDPPNGSSIQSISQQVNIQQHTVVSSAGLLEAANRWTSKENLLAQEEDDPQLFVALYDFQAGGENQLSLKKGEQVRILSYNKSGEWCEAHSSTGQVGWVPSNYVTPVNSLEKHSWYHGRISRNAAEYLLSSGINGSFLVRESESSPGQRSISLRYEGRVYHYRINEDSEGKMFVTTESKFNTLAELVHHHSMLADGLITQLLYPAPKHNKPTVFPLSPEPDEWEINRTDIVMRHKLGGGQYGDVYEAVWKRYNMTVAVKTLKEDTMALKDFLEEAAIMKEMKHRNLVQLLGVCTREPPFYIITEFMSKGNLLDYLRNESKHQINAVVLMHMATQIASGMSYLESRNFIHRDLAARNCLVGENHLVKVADFGLARLMRDDTYTAHAGAKFPIKWTAPEGLAYNKFSTKSDVWAFGILLWEIATYGMSPYPGVDLTDVYHMLEKGYRMECPPGCPPKVYELMRQCWQWSAADRPTFKEIHHSLENMFQESSITEEVEKQLQGGGEIPLLSYKKSQTGSTGNIHGLVLVSEPLSSSDTTSSVTKLSTFTGGMSSKNNSSIVQMRRSTNKKGKQAPAPPKRTSSFRDSAYQEQDSQNTETNTMTLDDATDLNGIDKILEGIARDLATMAQGTIATGGCEIEEDGEGSQGTAEPNFITQPSTSPEPIPGLTCSQKQIKPRPYPSKEPLPQKLVQVGALEVQNVKRAINRYGTLPKGARIGAYLESLRQSGMPSNQESTTVASSMTPGTVEQHEASIDNSQHRSLSPRQSNLRSQPQMTRSNSSSGVVNTYQPPNSPRTRVVAVRKNNQSDAVGLRTFRVSSNSNFRTASPSRSVQPSLADLEFPPPPADLPPPPDEIFSGQEQAELPPPISCSEISQIRNSPLSIRKAKSTDWRSKEDENEHQEDRNDVSNAEPSVKEACSRFGVNLRRRETQDNSCKTTDNKRTGFKSRIETIEPAAPPEEAPPPPPPPPPPVSTNSPPDSFERKPGMKEMLELKLINEIKQSAETKHGTTTKKPGVISSTPSALLDPASQLLSELCASFNMDSGQRHTQNEYAVSTLKTNEATQEQQQLQIHNTHKDSCIASPVTESILSSGSVGFKLKRVDKRNNPQKEETSDGQIIDFKARLRKVENAEREKSLEEKSTITEQSSESEEQQDDKRRSTGSISSLKKLWENKESCDSQPHSPKLSVRGSSGKQETLDQTEDSPEDHSGASTRSQSSGSKSDTRLWPPPEPEKPVVPAKPLKPLCSSTKHFGSSIYATPNCTKSQHAEDDLSKQNTDSKTAKQIVLELSTLIENSVLNLKSSSTIVMTSWLQLSDKVGLLHGMCANLADSGIAPHARFQFRELLGRLELQARQLRAAGTRNVAENTRLLTDLQNTIKDVVNTVQR from the exons ATGGGTGCTCAACAAACTAAGGAGAGAATTGTTCCTGTTGGCTCTGCTGCGCGACAGACGCGCAAACAGCCTAGGAACCTCAAGGAATCCCGTCTTGTCGGCTCTAATATATTTACAGAGCACAGCG AAGCTCTTTTACAAAGCAGACCGCTACCTCACATTCCGGCATTACCAGATGGTGATCCACCAAATGGGTCCAGCATTCAGTCAATTTCACAACAAGTGAATATTCAACAACATACTGTGGTTTCTTCTGCTGGACTTTTGGAAGCTGCAAATAG GTGGACAAGTAAGGAAAACCTATTGGCACAAGAAGAGGATGATCCTCAACTATTTGTGGCTTTATATGATTTTCAAGCAGGTGGAGAAAATCAGCTCAGTCTTAAGAAAG GAGAACAAGTTCGTATTCTAAGTTATAATAAGAGTGGAGAATGGTGTGAAGCTCATTCAAGTACTGGTCAAGTAGGATGGGTTCCTTCAAATTATGTTACACCAGTAAATTCCTTGGAGAAACACTCCTGGTATCATGGAAGGATATCCAGAAATGCTGCAGAGTATCTCCTAAGCTCTGGTATAAATGGTAGTTTTCTGGTTCGTGAATCAGAAAGCAGTCCAGGTCAACGCAGTATTTCTTTGCGATATGAGGGTAGGGTATACCATTATAGGATTAATGAAGACAGTGAGGGAAAG atGTTTGTTACAACTGAAAGCAAATTTAATACTCTGGCAGAATTAGTACACCACCATTCAATGCTTGCTGATGGTTTAATTACACAATTACTTTATCCTGCACCAAAGCACAATAAACCTACTGTTTTCCCACTTAGCCCAG aACCTGATGAATGGGAGATTAATAGGACAGACATAGTCATGAGGCATAAATTAGGTGGGGGGCAATATGGGGATGTTTATGAAGCTGTATGGAAGAGGTATAATATGACTGTGGCTGTAAAAACTTTAAAG GAGGATACAATGGCTCTAAAAGACTTTCTGGAGGAAGCTGCAATAATGAAGGAAATGAAGCATAGAAATCTAGTTCAGTTATTAGGTGTATGTACTCGGGAACCGCCTTTCTACATCATTACAGAGTTCATGAGCAAAGGAAATTTGCTAGACTATTTGCGGAATGAGAGTAAACATCAAATAAATGCCGTCGTTTTGATGCATATGGCTACGCAGATCGCCAGTGGAATGAGTTACTTGGAAAGCAGAAATTTCATTCACAG AGATCTAGCGGCTCGAAACTGCCTAGTGGGTGAAAATCATCTGGTGAAGGTCGCAGACTTCGGCTTGGCCCGGTTGATGAGAGATGATACATACACGGCTCACGCTGGAGCGAAATTCCCTATAAAATGGACTGCTCCAGAAGGACTAGCATATAATAAGTTTTCTACGAAG TCTGATGTGTGGGCATTTGGCATCTTACTTTGGGAAATAGCAACCTATGGAATGTCTCCCTACCCTGGTGTTGATTTGACCGATGTCTATCATATGCTGGAAAAAGGCTACAGAATGGAATGTCCACCTGGATGTCCACCGAAAGTATATGAATTGATGCGGCAATGTTGGCAGTGGTCTGCTGCTGATAGGCCCACTTTCAAAGAAATTCACCACTCTCTTGAAAATATGTTTCAAGAATCTAGTATTACAGAAG AAGTTGAAAAGCAATTGCAAGGAGGAGGAGAAATTCCTTTACTTTCATACAAAAAATCTCAGACTGGTAGCACTGGAAACATCCATGGGCTTGTTTTAGTTTCTGAACCATTATCTTCTTCAG ATACTACCAGTTCTGTAACGAAACTGAGTACATTCACAGGTGGTATGTCGAGTAAGAACAACAGTAGTATCGTACAAATGAGACGTTCTACAAATAAAAAGGGGAAACAGGCTCCAGCCCCTCCAAAAAGAACGAG TTCGTTCCGCGACTCTGCCTATCAAGAGCAAGACTCTCAAAACACTGAAACGAACACCATGACTCTCGACGATGCCACGGATCTAAATGGTATTGATAAGATTCTCGAAG GTATTGCGCGAGATCTCGCGACGATGGCTCAAGGAACGATTGCTACAGGAGGCTGTGAAATCGAGGAGGATGGAGAGGGTTCTCAGGGTACGGCGGAACCAAACTTTATCACTCAACCTTCAACGTCTCCGGAACCTATACCTGGCTTAACCTGTTCACAAAAACAAATTAAGCCAAGACCTTATCCATCGAAAGAGCCATTACCACAAAAG TTGGTACAAGTTGGTGCATTAGAAGTACAGAACGTAAAAAGAGCCATTAATCGTTATGGTACATTGCCAAAAGGTGCTAGAATTGGCGCGTATTTGGAGTCTTTACGTCAGAGTGGCATGCCATCGAATCAGGAATCGACGACAGTGGCTTCTTCTATGACACCTGGTACAGTGGAACAACATGAAGCATCTATCGACAATTCGCAACACAGATCTCTTTCTCCTCGTCAAAGTAATTTACGAAGTCAGCCTCAAATGACTCGTAGTAATTCTTCAAGCGGTGTTGTTAATACTTATCAACCTCCAAATTCTCCCCGTACTCGAGTAGTAGCTGTAAGAAAGAATAATCAGTCTGATGCTGTCGGTTTAAGAACTTTTCGGGTTTCAAGTAATTCTAATTTTCGTACTGCGAGCCCATCGAGATCTGTTCAACCGTCGTTAGCTGACTTGGAGTTTCCTCCTCCACCCGCAGATTTGCCTCCTCCACCAGATGAAATTTTTTCTGGACAAGAACAAGCTGAACTACCACCTCCTATTTCTTGCAGCGAAATTTCTCAAATAAGAAATTCTCCTTTATCCATAAGAAAAGCAAAGAGTACAGATTGGCGTTCaaaggaagatgaaaatgagCATCAAGAAGACAGGAATGATGTTAGTAACGCAGAACCCTCTGTAAAAGAAGCGTGCTCGAGGTTTGGAGTTAATTTGAGACGCAGAGAAACTCAAGATAACTCGTGTAAAACTACCGATAATAAAAGAACGGGTTTTAAGTCCAGGATAGAAACAATCGAGCCTGCTGCACCACCAGAAGAAGCGCCACCACCTCCTCCACCACCTCCACCACCAGTTTCCACAAATTCACCTCCTGATAGCTTTGAACGGAAGCCTGGAATGAAAGAGATGTTGGAATTGAAGCtgataaatgaaattaaacaaaGTGCAGAAACTAAACATGGTACTACTACGAAAAAACCTGGAGTAATAAGCAGCACTCCATCTGCTCTTCTGGATCCAGCATCACAGTTACTTTCGGAACTCTGTGCTAGTTTTAACATGGATTCTGGACAAAG ACACACTCAAAATGAGTACGCTGTATCAACTTTAAAAACCAACGAAGCAACTCAAGAACAACAACAACTTCAAATACATAATACTCATAAAGATTCATGCATAGCTTCTCCAGTAACTGAGTCGATACTCTCTAGCGGAAGTGTCGGTTTTAAGTTGAAGAGAGTAGATAAGCGAAATAATCCGCAGAAGGAGGAGACATCTGATGGACAAATAATCGATTTCAAGGCCAGACTTCGAAAAGTTGAGAATGCAGAAAGGGAAAAATCGTTAGAGGAGAAAAGTACTATCACTGAACAATCTTCAGAATCAGAAGAACAACAAGATGATAAGCGCAGAAGCACTGGTAGTATCAGCAGTTTAAAGAAGCTTTGGGAAAATAAAGAATCCTGTGATAGTCAGCCTCACAGCCCAAAACTCAGTGTCAGAGGAAGTAGCGGTAAACAAGAAACTCTTGACCAGACAGAAGATTCACCTGAAGATCATAGTGGAGCCTCAACCCGTAGTCAGAG TTCTGGTAGCAAAAGTGATACTAGACTATGGCCACCACCTGAACCAGAAAAACCAGTTGTTCCTGCAAAACCACTAAAACCATTGTGTTCTTCAACTAAACATTTTGGTTCTTCAATTTACGCAACACCAAACTGTACGAAATCTCAACATGCAGAAGATGATCTAAGTAAACAGAATACAGACTCAAAAACCGCAAAACAGATCGTACTGGAGCTTTCAACATTAATTGAGAACAGCGTATTAAATTTGAAAAGTAGCTCAACGATAGTAATGACTAGCTGGCTTCAACTTTCAGACAAGGTAGGGCTGTTACATGGAATGTGCGCTAATCTCGCAGACAGTGGTATCGCACCACATGCGCGATTTCAGTTTCGCGAACTTCTTGGAAGGTTAGAGCTTCAGGCACGACAACTTCGTGCAGCTGGTACTCGAAATGTCGCAGAGAATACAAGACTTCTCACTGACCTCCAAAACACGATAAAGGATGTTGTCAATACCGTACAAAGATAA
- the LOC126919848 gene encoding tyrosine-protein kinase Abl isoform X4, protein MGAQQTKERIVPVGSAARQTRKQPRNLKESRLVGSNIFTEHSEALLQSRPLPHIPALPDGDPPNGSSIQSISQQVNIQQHTVVSSAGLLEAANRWTSKENLLAQEEDDPQLFVALYDFQAGGENQLSLKKGEQVRILSYNKSGEWCEAHSSTGQVGWVPSNYVTPVNSLEKHSWYHGRISRNAAEYLLSSGINGSFLVRESESSPGQRSISLRYEGRVYHYRINEDSEGKMFVTTESKFNTLAELVHHHSMLADGLITQLLYPAPKHNKPTVFPLSPEPDEWEINRTDIVMRHKLGGGQYGDVYEAVWKRYNMTVAVKTLKEDTMALKDFLEEAAIMKEMKHRNLVQLLGVCTREPPFYIITEFMSKGNLLDYLRNESKHQINAVVLMHMATQIASGMSYLESRNFIHRDLAARNCLVGENHLVKVADFGLARLMRDDTYTAHAGAKFPIKWTAPEGLAYNKFSTKSDVWAFGILLWEIATYGMSPYPGVDLTDVYHMLEKGYRMECPPGCPPKVYELMRQCWQWSAADRPTFKEIHHSLENMFQESSITEEVEKQLQGGGEIPLLSYKKSQTGSTGNIHGLVLVSEPLSSSDTTSSVTKLSTFTGGMSSKNNSSIVQMRRSTNKKGKQAPAPPKRTSSFRDSAYQEQDSQNTETNTMTLDDATDLNGIARDLATMAQGTIATGGCEIEEDGEGSQGTAEPNFITQPSTSPEPIPGLTCSQKQIKPRPYPSKEPLPQKLVQVGALEVQNVKRAINRYGTLPKGARIGAYLESLRQSGMPSNQESTTVASSMTPGTVEQHEASIDNSQHRSLSPRQSNLRSQPQMTRSNSSSGVVNTYQPPNSPRTRVVAVRKNNQSDAVGLRTFRVSSNSNFRTASPSRSVQPSLADLEFPPPPADLPPPPDEIFSGQEQAELPPPISCSEISQIRNSPLSIRKAKSTDWRSKEDENEHQEDRNDVSNAEPSVKEACSRFGVNLRRRETQDNSCKTTDNKRTGFKSRIETIEPAAPPEEAPPPPPPPPPPVSTNSPPDSFERKPGMKEMLELKLINEIKQSAETKHGTTTKKPGVISSTPSALLDPASQLLSELCASFNMDSGQRHTQNEYAVSTLKTNEATQEQQQLQIHNTHKDSCIASPVTESILSSGSVGFKLKRVDKRNNPQKEETSDGQIIDFKARLRKVENAEREKSLEEKSTITEQSSESEEQQDDKRRSTGSISSLKKLWENKESCDSQPHSPKLSVRGSSGKQETLDQTEDSPEDHSGASTRSQSSGSKSDTRLWPPPEPEKPVVPAKPLKPLCSSTKHFGSSIYATPNCTKSQHAEDDLSKQNTDSKTAKQIVLELSTLIENSVLNLKSSSTIVMTSWLQLSDKVGLLHGMCANLADSGIAPHARFQFRELLGRLELQARQLRAAGTRNVAENTRLLTDLQNTIKDVVNTVQR, encoded by the exons ATGGGTGCTCAACAAACTAAGGAGAGAATTGTTCCTGTTGGCTCTGCTGCGCGACAGACGCGCAAACAGCCTAGGAACCTCAAGGAATCCCGTCTTGTCGGCTCTAATATATTTACAGAGCACAGCG AAGCTCTTTTACAAAGCAGACCGCTACCTCACATTCCGGCATTACCAGATGGTGATCCACCAAATGGGTCCAGCATTCAGTCAATTTCACAACAAGTGAATATTCAACAACATACTGTGGTTTCTTCTGCTGGACTTTTGGAAGCTGCAAATAG GTGGACAAGTAAGGAAAACCTATTGGCACAAGAAGAGGATGATCCTCAACTATTTGTGGCTTTATATGATTTTCAAGCAGGTGGAGAAAATCAGCTCAGTCTTAAGAAAG GAGAACAAGTTCGTATTCTAAGTTATAATAAGAGTGGAGAATGGTGTGAAGCTCATTCAAGTACTGGTCAAGTAGGATGGGTTCCTTCAAATTATGTTACACCAGTAAATTCCTTGGAGAAACACTCCTGGTATCATGGAAGGATATCCAGAAATGCTGCAGAGTATCTCCTAAGCTCTGGTATAAATGGTAGTTTTCTGGTTCGTGAATCAGAAAGCAGTCCAGGTCAACGCAGTATTTCTTTGCGATATGAGGGTAGGGTATACCATTATAGGATTAATGAAGACAGTGAGGGAAAG atGTTTGTTACAACTGAAAGCAAATTTAATACTCTGGCAGAATTAGTACACCACCATTCAATGCTTGCTGATGGTTTAATTACACAATTACTTTATCCTGCACCAAAGCACAATAAACCTACTGTTTTCCCACTTAGCCCAG aACCTGATGAATGGGAGATTAATAGGACAGACATAGTCATGAGGCATAAATTAGGTGGGGGGCAATATGGGGATGTTTATGAAGCTGTATGGAAGAGGTATAATATGACTGTGGCTGTAAAAACTTTAAAG GAGGATACAATGGCTCTAAAAGACTTTCTGGAGGAAGCTGCAATAATGAAGGAAATGAAGCATAGAAATCTAGTTCAGTTATTAGGTGTATGTACTCGGGAACCGCCTTTCTACATCATTACAGAGTTCATGAGCAAAGGAAATTTGCTAGACTATTTGCGGAATGAGAGTAAACATCAAATAAATGCCGTCGTTTTGATGCATATGGCTACGCAGATCGCCAGTGGAATGAGTTACTTGGAAAGCAGAAATTTCATTCACAG AGATCTAGCGGCTCGAAACTGCCTAGTGGGTGAAAATCATCTGGTGAAGGTCGCAGACTTCGGCTTGGCCCGGTTGATGAGAGATGATACATACACGGCTCACGCTGGAGCGAAATTCCCTATAAAATGGACTGCTCCAGAAGGACTAGCATATAATAAGTTTTCTACGAAG TCTGATGTGTGGGCATTTGGCATCTTACTTTGGGAAATAGCAACCTATGGAATGTCTCCCTACCCTGGTGTTGATTTGACCGATGTCTATCATATGCTGGAAAAAGGCTACAGAATGGAATGTCCACCTGGATGTCCACCGAAAGTATATGAATTGATGCGGCAATGTTGGCAGTGGTCTGCTGCTGATAGGCCCACTTTCAAAGAAATTCACCACTCTCTTGAAAATATGTTTCAAGAATCTAGTATTACAGAAG AAGTTGAAAAGCAATTGCAAGGAGGAGGAGAAATTCCTTTACTTTCATACAAAAAATCTCAGACTGGTAGCACTGGAAACATCCATGGGCTTGTTTTAGTTTCTGAACCATTATCTTCTTCAG ATACTACCAGTTCTGTAACGAAACTGAGTACATTCACAGGTGGTATGTCGAGTAAGAACAACAGTAGTATCGTACAAATGAGACGTTCTACAAATAAAAAGGGGAAACAGGCTCCAGCCCCTCCAAAAAGAACGAG TTCGTTCCGCGACTCTGCCTATCAAGAGCAAGACTCTCAAAACACTGAAACGAACACCATGACTCTCGACGATGCCACGGATCTAAATG GTATTGCGCGAGATCTCGCGACGATGGCTCAAGGAACGATTGCTACAGGAGGCTGTGAAATCGAGGAGGATGGAGAGGGTTCTCAGGGTACGGCGGAACCAAACTTTATCACTCAACCTTCAACGTCTCCGGAACCTATACCTGGCTTAACCTGTTCACAAAAACAAATTAAGCCAAGACCTTATCCATCGAAAGAGCCATTACCACAAAAG TTGGTACAAGTTGGTGCATTAGAAGTACAGAACGTAAAAAGAGCCATTAATCGTTATGGTACATTGCCAAAAGGTGCTAGAATTGGCGCGTATTTGGAGTCTTTACGTCAGAGTGGCATGCCATCGAATCAGGAATCGACGACAGTGGCTTCTTCTATGACACCTGGTACAGTGGAACAACATGAAGCATCTATCGACAATTCGCAACACAGATCTCTTTCTCCTCGTCAAAGTAATTTACGAAGTCAGCCTCAAATGACTCGTAGTAATTCTTCAAGCGGTGTTGTTAATACTTATCAACCTCCAAATTCTCCCCGTACTCGAGTAGTAGCTGTAAGAAAGAATAATCAGTCTGATGCTGTCGGTTTAAGAACTTTTCGGGTTTCAAGTAATTCTAATTTTCGTACTGCGAGCCCATCGAGATCTGTTCAACCGTCGTTAGCTGACTTGGAGTTTCCTCCTCCACCCGCAGATTTGCCTCCTCCACCAGATGAAATTTTTTCTGGACAAGAACAAGCTGAACTACCACCTCCTATTTCTTGCAGCGAAATTTCTCAAATAAGAAATTCTCCTTTATCCATAAGAAAAGCAAAGAGTACAGATTGGCGTTCaaaggaagatgaaaatgagCATCAAGAAGACAGGAATGATGTTAGTAACGCAGAACCCTCTGTAAAAGAAGCGTGCTCGAGGTTTGGAGTTAATTTGAGACGCAGAGAAACTCAAGATAACTCGTGTAAAACTACCGATAATAAAAGAACGGGTTTTAAGTCCAGGATAGAAACAATCGAGCCTGCTGCACCACCAGAAGAAGCGCCACCACCTCCTCCACCACCTCCACCACCAGTTTCCACAAATTCACCTCCTGATAGCTTTGAACGGAAGCCTGGAATGAAAGAGATGTTGGAATTGAAGCtgataaatgaaattaaacaaaGTGCAGAAACTAAACATGGTACTACTACGAAAAAACCTGGAGTAATAAGCAGCACTCCATCTGCTCTTCTGGATCCAGCATCACAGTTACTTTCGGAACTCTGTGCTAGTTTTAACATGGATTCTGGACAAAG ACACACTCAAAATGAGTACGCTGTATCAACTTTAAAAACCAACGAAGCAACTCAAGAACAACAACAACTTCAAATACATAATACTCATAAAGATTCATGCATAGCTTCTCCAGTAACTGAGTCGATACTCTCTAGCGGAAGTGTCGGTTTTAAGTTGAAGAGAGTAGATAAGCGAAATAATCCGCAGAAGGAGGAGACATCTGATGGACAAATAATCGATTTCAAGGCCAGACTTCGAAAAGTTGAGAATGCAGAAAGGGAAAAATCGTTAGAGGAGAAAAGTACTATCACTGAACAATCTTCAGAATCAGAAGAACAACAAGATGATAAGCGCAGAAGCACTGGTAGTATCAGCAGTTTAAAGAAGCTTTGGGAAAATAAAGAATCCTGTGATAGTCAGCCTCACAGCCCAAAACTCAGTGTCAGAGGAAGTAGCGGTAAACAAGAAACTCTTGACCAGACAGAAGATTCACCTGAAGATCATAGTGGAGCCTCAACCCGTAGTCAGAG TTCTGGTAGCAAAAGTGATACTAGACTATGGCCACCACCTGAACCAGAAAAACCAGTTGTTCCTGCAAAACCACTAAAACCATTGTGTTCTTCAACTAAACATTTTGGTTCTTCAATTTACGCAACACCAAACTGTACGAAATCTCAACATGCAGAAGATGATCTAAGTAAACAGAATACAGACTCAAAAACCGCAAAACAGATCGTACTGGAGCTTTCAACATTAATTGAGAACAGCGTATTAAATTTGAAAAGTAGCTCAACGATAGTAATGACTAGCTGGCTTCAACTTTCAGACAAGGTAGGGCTGTTACATGGAATGTGCGCTAATCTCGCAGACAGTGGTATCGCACCACATGCGCGATTTCAGTTTCGCGAACTTCTTGGAAGGTTAGAGCTTCAGGCACGACAACTTCGTGCAGCTGGTACTCGAAATGTCGCAGAGAATACAAGACTTCTCACTGACCTCCAAAACACGATAAAGGATGTTGTCAATACCGTACAAAGATAA